Sequence from the Leptospira noumeaensis genome:
ATGTTGGCTTTGAAGGTCGCATCAAAGGAGCTAAAGAACTTAAATGGACAGATTTACTCGATACAGAATTTCGATTCAAATCCAAAGCTGATCTAAAAGCATATTATGCCGGTAAAGGTTACCAAGAAGGCCAAACAGCCATCCAACTTTGCCGAACAAATAACAGATCGCAGGTGACTGGATTTTCATACATTGCCATTCTCGGATACCCATCTACTTATTATGATGGAAGTTGGATTGAATGGGGTAGTTTAACGGGTGGTGGACCTGCTCCAAAACTACCGCCTGATTCTCCATACCGTACGGATCTTCCAGAAGTATCTGAAGTGATCACTTACAATGTGGCTGGTGACGTAGATCCAAATTTACCAACTAACTTAAATACATTTGCAACTACTTCAAGAAAAATCATAGAAGAAGACAAAGCTTACAAACGTTAAAAGAAAATTTAAAACAGAGAGGGATGTTCCAACGTCCCTCTTTTAAAAATATAAAAATCGATTCGCAGGGAAAGTTATATGAAGAACATAATAACATTTTTAATTTTTAATCTACTTTTGATCTCATCCTCCTTCGCCTCTGGAGGGATTGGTGGTGGTGGTATCGCAAATATCCCACAAGGGCAAGATAGAGAAAAATACCATTTAGGAAAAGCAGTCTATAATCAAGATCTGACTTTAGAGAAACAACCGAATGTAAAATTGATCGAACAAGAAGAACGATTGGAATACTTACAAGGAAGTTTGCCAAATACAGAAAAAAGAAGGGTAAATCTTCCTGATTTTGCGGGGAAATTGACAGAAGAACAAATCACAGCACTTGAATACTTTGTTCAAGTTAGATTTAATGTGAAACTTCCAGAGAAGAAGAAGGAATAAACAATGAAATCTTTCTTTAACTTTTTAAAATACATATCATTTTTATCCGTTTTTGTTACACCAAGTATTTACGCACAACAAGCTTGGGCACCATACGAAAGACAACTTTGGGTACGGCCTGTTTTCATTCACTCTGAATACGACAGTGCATTCCTCGCCGGACAAAAAGCAAAATACGATGATAACGTTCGTTTGTCGGTTGCTAACTTAGCCCTAGAATACGGAATCACAGATCGCCTCACCGTAGATTTTACATTTGGGTTTGGAAAATTAGGTCGTCATCGAGTTTTTAATCGGTATTTGGGTTTACAACAAACTCCCGATGTTCCCGATAAATATGGATTTATGGATACAAGATTTGGAATCCGTTACAAAATTTTGGACGAATTCGATTCTAAATACCGCTTCATGCCAACCATCTCCCTTCGTATTGGCGGGATCAAAAAAGGAGATTATGATAGAAACCCTCAGTCCCTGGGTGATGGCGCCAGTGGTGGAGAGGTGAATCTTTATTTAGCTAAAGATTTTGGAATCTGGGGATTAGGTGGACTTGGAGAGTTTTCCTACCGAAAAAGAGAAAACCCAGTTCCTGATGATATCTTGTATTACTCAGCCTTTTACAAACGTTTTTTTGAATCTTTGTTTTTGACTGTTGGTCTCCGGGGGCAAGTAGGGCAAGGTGGTTATGCTTATGCCGATCCAAGGCAAGAACCACCATGGAACATGACTCGTTTCCCACAACCTTCCGTTTATGGAGTAAATCCTTATGATGTTTACGTACAAAATGAACGGCCTGCATGGGGAAGAAAAGAGGATTTTCATAATGCGGAAGTTGGCTTAAGTTATCAGGATAGTTTTGGAAACTTCTATACCTTATTCTACTCAGAAACAATTGCAGGTTATAACACTGCAAGATTAAAAACTGTGGGATTTGCAGCAACACTCCCATACAATCTTTAAGGGTAATCCAATGAAATTAAAATATCTAACATTAATTAGTCTAATTTTCATTCAACTGATCGGTTGTAAAGGTCTGCCGGAGTATTTGTTTTTACCACAAAGTTTCAAACTGGATTTAACCCCATTTTTGTTTCGTGTGTATTCTCCAGCGGAACTGGCAACTCTATCCAATTCCGATTTTAATCTAAACGATAGTGGACTCATCACTTCGACAAAATTTTCTAGATTTTTGTCTAATTGGTCGAACAACCGCCCCGCCGGTGTCTCAGGAAATTTGGTTATTTTTCAAGTCCAAACTTCTGGATCTAGCGGTCGTTACGTGTTCTTTGACGGGAAACAAACCTTTGCTTATCCCATAGCCAATTTACCAGAAGTATTAGCAGATACTCGAGATGATGGAGTTTTGGCTGTCGATGGAATTGTTCCCAAAGGAAAAAAAATTACAGACCTACTTACTAATTACGGGATTGATCCGGCAATTGATTATGTAGTGTTTGCCCAAGACACTTCTTCCCTTGCCAATCTTTCATCGGCAACTTTTGCTTATTATACCCTACTCTATTGGGGTTATCCAAAGGAAAGGTTAGCGGTTTTAAATGGATCCATTGCAGATTTAACGGCTTCAAATGCAATATTCACCACACCTTCTTTTACTTATACCAATAGTAACCGCGGGAATGGAACAAAAACCCTTTACCGAGATCATACTGTCTTACAACTAACGATTGGCGATTTAATCCATGCGATAAAAAATGGAAACACCAATTTTGAAGAAGTAGACCCTCTTCCGTTGGAAGGTTTTTATATCATTGATGGAAGACCAAATGCCGCGTATACAGGAACGGCAAACTCTACGGCCTCCGGTTCCAAATATGCAAACTGTACAACAAAAACAAATTCAACATTTGTGAGTAATACTTGTTTGGTGACTTATGAAGGTAGGATTAAATCTGCTTCCAATTTAGTACCCACCGATTTATATGATGGAACTACATTTCAGTTTAAATCTTTTACCCAGTTACAAACCTATTTGAATAACACTGGATACCAATCAGGAAAACAAATTTATGTTTATGGAGAAGATGCTACGAAAGGTTCCCTCGTCTGGTTTATCCTTCATCAAGTTCTAGGAAAACCAACACGGTTGTATGAAGGTGGTTGGAGGCAGTATGGTGCACTTGGACTTCGAACTCCGGCTTCTGGATCTAGCCCAAGTGCCATTAGTCAACCTGCTTCGTATTGGAGGACTGACATTGCCACACTTTCCGAAAGTAATACGGCGAATGCAGATGCCAATGTTCCGAATTACCAATTAGATGTTGCAAGACAGTTCATCAAATCAGCAAACAAAATTAGAGTAGAAGACAAATCTTTTTTACGAGGGTCGTCTTCGGCTGCTGCTGCAAGCGGTGGAGGTGGTGCTCCCTCTGGTGGTGGAGGAAATGCTTGCGGTGGATAATAGACTTTTATAGATTCATCTTAACGTGAATTATCAATCTTTCCAACTTACGAACATTATTCTCTCTTTTCTTTTGTTCGTAAGTTGTTCGGATTCACAGTTTTTAGAATCACATTGGAACCATCCCATTTCCGCACAAGGAACTCCTCCTTCTGATTTCCCTGCTTTAGAAAGAAACTTAAACCCCAAGTCCTGTGGCACTTGCCATCAGAATCAGTTCCAAAATTGGGAAAAAAGTTTTCATGCAAAATCGATAAGTCCTGGATTTTTATGGCAAAAGGAAATTTTTACAAAGGAAGAATACAAATCTTGTTTGAATTGCCATTCTCCTTTAGCAGAAACAAAATCAGAGATTGATTCAAACTTTCAAACTCCGGAAATCATAAGTTCAAAATCTCACAACTTTCCCGATGGTATCGATAACCCGTCCATTCTATGTGCTTCTTGTCATATTAGAAACCAAATTCGTTTTGGCCCTCCTCCAAAAATAAATAAAAAAATAGAACAAAACTCAGGAAGAATTCCACATAACAGTTATGTTGTGAAAGAAAAATTTGAATCTTCTGAGTTTTGTAAGTCCTGCCATGAAAGTAAAGAAACAGGTGTCCGTCTGAATGGGAAACGTCTCATGGAAGTTTATACAGAATGGGAAGGGAGTTCTTATGCAAAAGATGGAATCCAATGCCAAAACTGTCATATGCCCGACAGGGAACATTCTTGGAAGGGGATCCACGATAAGGATTTTGTCCAAAACTCGTTAGAACCCAAATGGGAAGTAAAAAAAAATAATGGTGTCTACCAAATCAAAGCGGAACTAAAAAATCGAGGAGTGGGCCATAACTTTCCTACCTACCTTGTCCCTAAAGTTTATTTACGTTTTTTCGCAAGTTTAAAAAGCCAAAATTCACGAATCCTCCTAGAAGAATCAATTGTTGGAAGAGTAGTCAACACGAACCTAACAGAAGAATACTTAGATACGAGAATCAAACCAAATGATTCTTATAAAATTAGTTTTGATTACAAACCAAATGAAAATTTGGTTACCGAATTGATTTGGGAAATTGAAGTAGATCCCGATGAACAGTATGTGCGAAGTTTTGAAGAAGAATTAAAAAATAGAGCCGGAACACTTTCATACCATTCCAAAAAACAATTACAAGAGTCCTTATATGAAAAAAAGAACTCTCGTTATATACTTTTTACTTTGAGTTGGAAAGTGCCTGTTTCACTTCGACAATAATATCATCGATATGTTCTAATCCGACAGAAACTCGAATTAAACCCGGCAAAATACCAACCGCGACTCTTTCTGCTTCTGTTAATTTAGAATGAGTTGTGGATGTTGGATGAGTCACAGTGGTTCTAGTATCACCCAAATTGGCAGTCAGTGAAAACCATTTTAATGCATCTAAAAACTTTCTAGCCCGATCAACCCCACCTTTGATTACAAAAGAAACAATCCCACCACCAGATTTCATTTGTTTTTTAGCTATCGCATAACCAGGATCATTTGGCAAAAATGGGTATCGAACAAGTTCCACATCTTGTGATTGTTCTAAAAATTCAGCTAACTTCATTGCATTTTCAGAATGCCTATCCATTCTTACAGCAAGAGTTTCCAAACTTTTAGAGATAATCCACGCATTCATTGGTGACAAGGATGGGCCTGTATTACGAGCCATATACCGAATGGGTTGGATGAATTCTTTTTTACCCAAAATAATTCCTGCGATTACTCTTCCTTGCCCATCCAAATATTTGGTTGCCGAATGGATCACTATATCTGCACCAAAGTCAGCAGGTCTTTGGATATAAGGAGAACAAAAACAATTGTCTACAATGAGAATGGCTTTTTTCTTTTTACATAAAGCAGAAACCCATGCCAAATCCACAATATCAAGCCCAGGATTCGAGGGTGTTTCAATGTATACTATTTTCGTATTTTCTTGAAAGGCTTCTTCCCATAACTCAGGTTTGTTGATGTCTACGTAAGTTGTCGTCACTCCAAATCTCGGTAATATGTTTGCAAAAATTTGATGGGTGGAACCAAAAATGGCGCGTGCCGATACGATATGATCACCTGACTTCACAAGTCCAAACACAGAAGTAAACACAGCTGACATTCCAGAAGCTGTGGCTAATCCATCTTCTGTATGTTCCAAAGAACACATTTTATCTATTAACTCAGTAGTATTGGGATTGGAAAATCTTGTGTATTGATTTCCTGTTACTTCTTCTGCAAAAAGTGCTCTCGCATGTTCCGCATCATCAAAAACAAAACTGGAAGTTAAAAATAGTGGGGTGGAATGTTCTTTTTCCCCGGTTCGTTTGGTTTGGATGCGGATGGCGTCAGTTTCAAAGTGTTCAAACATATCTTCTACCAAGGTCGGGAATGAACCTCCGAATTCATCATTTTTTTTGGAAAATATCTGCTATAGAATCGGAATTAAACCAATATAACAGAATTTTTAAGAAATTTCTGCAATTTTACCGTCAATCATATGAACACGCCGGCTGGCAAGGCCCGCATAATCAGGATCATGCGTAACAAAAAGAATTGTAGTTCCATCCTCTTTGTTGATCCTTTTAAAAATTTCCATCACCTTATCTCCGTTAATTGTATCTAAATTTCCCGTTGGTTCATCTGCAAAAAGAAACTTCGGTTTTTGTACAAGTGCACGAGCAATGGCAACTCGTTGCCCTTCCCCACCAGACATCTGGCTTGGGAACTTGTCTTTACAATGCAAAACGGAAAAACTTTCCATCAAATGAAGTGCATAGTTTTCAATAGTTTTATGTGTCCCTGTTTTTCGAGCGGGCATAGTTATATTTTCGAGGCCGGTTAGTTCAGGAAGTAAGTAATGGAACTGGAAAACAAAACCGATGGATAAATTTCTTAAACTATGGACTTCTTTACTTCCCATCTTTTGGAGAGAGTTTCCATTGATTTTCACGTCCCCACTTGTTGGGTTGTCAAGCCCACTTACAATGTATAATAATGTGGATTTTCCTGATCCTGATTTTCCAGTCAGAGCCACAAAATCACCCATAGTAATTTCTAAGGAAACATCTTTAAGTATATCTTGTGGTGGTTCTCCAAAAGATTTAAAAATATGTTTTGCTTCGATTCCGAACATTTAGGTCGCTCCTCGAATGATATCAACAGGAGAAAGACGGCTTGCCATACGAGCAGGAATATAACTGGCAATAGACGAACTCAGAACAGCAATACAAAAACCTTTGAGGTAAATCATCCAGTCCCAGGATACCATCATGGTTTTCATCAGTGCCTTTGAATTTTGTTTTGGATCTCCGATGGGAATTCCATCAATATAATAACATCCGAGAATCCCAACTAAGATTCCAATGACCGCACCCAAAGTTCCTAAAAACAATCCTTGGAAAATAAAAAGTTGGATTGTATCCTTTTCATCGAAACCTATCGAACGAAGGATGGCTACTTCCTTTTTCTTTTGATTCACTACCATATTTAAAATATTATAAATCCCAAAAGCTACCACTAGGATGATCGTAAAGGTTGTAGAATTACGCACAATATCTTGAGTTCGGAATACTTGCAAAATACTAGCATTCACTTCGTCCCAACTTTCCACCTTGTCTTTACTAAAGTATCTTAAGTCTTCTGCAATTTCTTTTGCAGCCCGAATGTCTTTAATTTTGACGATGATTTGAGAAATTTCACCACTTGACTTTGTAATACTTTGTACGGAGGAAAGTGAGGAGTATACAATCACTTCATCGATGAGTCGATTTCCTGTACTCAAAATTCCAACTACTTTCACAGGAATTAAATTTGTTCCAGGAATATAAACAGAAATGGTATCACCCATTTTGGCCCCGAGTTTATTAAGAACACCTTCCCCCATTATGGCAAGGGAAGATCCGCGAGACAAGTCAGACAATTTTCCTTCAACGATATAGTCGCTTAAGTTTGTGACTTTGGGTTGGATATTTGGATCCACACCAACAAACCTAGCTGGTGCGGTAGCCTCTCCATTCACAAAAATAACTTCTTTTGACAATTGGGGAGCAAAAGAAAGAATTCGATGGTCATTGGAAAGTTTATCCATCCACCCAAGAACATTCGTTAACTGAGAATGATCGGTTCGACCCGATGGAGGAGACAACCATCGAACGATTTTATCTTTAAAAAAAACATCTTCAAAGGTTCGTTCAGAAATAAGTTCGTCTCTTGGTGAAATTTTTATTTGCCCATCGGAATTCACTAACTGGTCAGTGATGACTGCTTGGAATCCTAACATAATACCCGAAAATACAATATAACCGGCAGTCCCAAGAACAATTCCAATCAAAGTTAGAATTGATTGTTGTGGTCTTGAAAATATTTGTCTGATCGCAAGGAAAAACATCTTAGTTTTTTACCAATACTTCGTCGCCTTCTTTCAAATCTCCTTGGATAAGCTCACCAAACTCTGAATTGATGGCACCAATTCGTATTTCAATTTTATCTTTGTTGCCATCTCGAATACGAGTTACTTTTCCCCTATCTACGGCGACTAATGGAACTAGTACGACATTTTCTTTAGAGGAAACTTCGATGGCAACATCTGTTGTCATATCCGGCAAAATACCATCAGGCAGTTCTTCTGCTTCAATCCGAACCAAAAACTGTCCGTTAGATGGATAAATTCTTTCGACTTTCCCTTTATAGATATTTCCTCTAATGGATTCAAAACTAAGTTGTACACTCTGTCCGGGTTTGACACGTAAGGCAGATTCTTGGTCAAGAGCCACGGAAATATAAACCAATTTTAAGTTTTGGATTTCTAAGAGAGGAAGACCTGGCATAGCTGTTTCATTTTTTGCTACATTGAGTTTCGTTAAAGTTCCATCTAAAGGAGAACGAAAGGTAATACCCGAATCATTTGTAAGCAGGGCTTGGCCTTTTTTGACAATTTGACCTTCCTCTACAAAAATCTCACGGACGGAGGCAGCAATGCCAAACTTCAAACTAAAGTAGTCCAAAGGTTTCACCGTACCCAAAGCATAAACGGCTTCCACAAGGGATCCTTTTTCCACTAACATTCGGTTTGACTTAGAAGTTCTAAAGAAAAACGAAAAAACTAAAATTAGAATGATTACAAAAATTACGGAAATGAGATAAAGTTTTTTACGATCCATGATGACCAAATAACCACTGGTCGATAGGATTTGAAAATTCTTTTTCTAAGGAAAACTATCTCTTTACACAAAGACTAAAGGGAAAGTCCAAATACAAACTCACCTTCTCTATCTTTGGCGGGTTTATATTCCAAACACCTAACGTCCACAAATTGGCCTTTTTGCAATGTATCCAAAGAAATTGGATCAGCCAGACGTCCTTTGAGGTAATTGTCAGTCACAAACCTACCATCACTTTCGAGGATGGCTTCGTATTTTTTCCCAATTACAGATTCTGCATATTTCGTATGAAGTTCTGAGCTAAGGGACATCAAATCCAATACTCGACGTTTTTTTTCATCACCTGGAATGGGATCTCCAAACGATTCAGCGGATGTTCCTTTCCGAACCGAATAAGGAAATACATGTAATTTCGCAAATCCAAGTTCGACTAACAAATTCTTTGTTTCTTGAAACTCAGATTCTGTTTCGGAGGGAAATCCAACAATCACATCAGTTCCGAGGAATAAATTAGGAAGTTTTTCCTTTGCTAGTTCGATTCTTGTGCGGAAAGCATCGGGATGGTAAGTCCTACGCATGTCTTTCAATACTTTACGACTTCCACTTTGGATAGGTATGTGTAAAAATTTACAGAACCTAGGATGTTTCATTAAATCGAGTAATCCAGATCCTACGTCAGGTGGTTCTATGGAAGAAAGGCGAATGCGAGAGTATTCTAAGATTTTTAATATATCTTCCAAAAGATTCAGAAAACCTTTTTCTCCATTCTCCAACCGGTACCAACCAAGATTAACGCCGGTTAGCTGAATTTCACCAACCCCGTTATCTTGTAAGTATCTAACTTGATCGAGGACATCATTATAATTTCTACTGACACCAAGGCCCCGAGCGGCAGGAATTTTACAATAAGAACATTTCCTGTTACAACCGTCTTGGATTTTTAAATAAGCACGAGTATGGCCTTCTGGTAAAACATCCGAATAGGAAAACCTGTCAAAAGATAAGTTGGTTTCAATTTTTTTGCCTTCCCAATCCTCTAGGATTTTATAAGGAAGGGAACTTTTCTCTGTATTTCCAAATACTCCAAACACACCCGGAATATTCTGTAAAACTTCTTTATCTGTTTCCGCATAACATCCAGTCACATACACTTTAGCACCTGGATTGGTACGAATGGCATTCCGAATGATATTTCGATTTTTTACATCGGCTTTGTTTGTCACCGTACATGTATTCACAACAATGTATTCGGCTTTTTCTTCAGCATTTGCCAGAGAAAAACCTTTGTCTTTTAATACAGAGTACATACCATCGGTTTCAAAAAAATTCAACCGACAACCGAGTGTATGAAATTTAATTTTCAAAGTTCGTTTAGTGCTACAATCCGTTTAGAATTTTCTTTGATTGTATTACTTTCACCATTTAAGTCAGAAGCTTTTTGGATGCATTCTTTTGCTTCCGTCAAATAGGTGTTCGCTTGGGATTTTTTACCCAATTTTTTATTCGTTTTATAAAGTGACTCTTGGACAAGAGCCAAGTTATTCCAGATTTCAGGAGATTTTTGATTTAGAGAAGATGCCCAACGCAAACTCACATCTGCTTTATCATAATTTTTTAAATTATAATAAATCTTGCCTTCTAACTCTAACATTCGAAAGTCACTGGGACTTCCTGCTTTTGCTTTTTCGATTTGAGAAAGAGCAGTTTTGGATGCTCCTCTCTCCGAAAGTGCTAGAGCATAAAAATACCTAACTTCTGGATTTTGTGGGTATAAGGGAATGGTTTTTTCAGCAAGTTCTATCGCAGGTTTCCATTTTTTATGACGGGTTAGAATTGCAAGGCTTCCTTGTAAAAGGTCTTCATCGTCTGGTTTACGTTTTCTTGCTTCTAAAATGTTTTTATAAGAATTTTCAAAATCATTCAACTTATCATAGTTAAATGCCAGGAGTGCATAAAATTCATAAGATGACTTACCATCAGCCAAAAGACCTTTGACTAGTTCAATGGACTTGTTGTAATTTTTGACTTTATATTCATCCACAGCCTGAAAGTAAGCGGAACCAACTTGTTCCTTTTCTTGCGAATGGAGTGAAGTTACAAGTAAACAAGTAACAGCAAAAGAGAGAATCAAATGTTTCATAAAAGATCCGAAGGGACTGTAATGGAGTTCAAATTGACCGAATCTATCCTGGAATGATAGGGTTCGATGGGGTCCAGGTATAGGAAAACGCTTCCCCCTTTAGAAAGCAAGTAATGTTCGATATGTTCCTCGGTGATGATTTCTGAGTCTTCTGTGTATAAAATAGGGTTTTCGCCGGGACCTAGATGCACATGGAATTCTTGGGTGGGAAGGAAATCAGAAAGATTGAGGTAACCGGACCCAAAATAAAGTCCCGATTGGAAGTAGTATTTATAAAAAACTTTGACTTCTGGTAGGATGAGGTTCGGACGAATGTATCCCAATTCAATCCGCTCAATGGTTCCGACTGTTCGAATTTTCCGAAGTTGGAACCAAATTTTGCGGATAAAAAAATACGAAAACAGAAAGACGAGGGGAATGAGAATAGCCATTTCCGTTCGCCTTTCCGAAAGGCTCTCTAAACGAGAGCCAAATCTTTTTCCTCAGTGTTTGGTGAAGAACCATCATCTTTTTTAGGAGGTTCTTTGTACTCTGTCCAAGGAGTTTCCGAATACACAAGTTTACCTTCTACAAAATCAACTAAGATCTTTGTTGGGTTGTCATAAACTCCTTTCAAAGACTGCACTGCCATATAATCTTCCAATTCTCTTTGGAACACACGTCTGAGCGGACGAGCTCCATAGTTTTGGTCGTATCCAATGGTAGCAAAATGTTCTTTAGCCAATTGCGAAAGATCCACAAGCACTTTCTTTTCAGTCAAACGTTTGTTAAAGTCTTTTAACATGATATCCACAATGTTTACTATCTCTTCTTTTTTGAGAGGAGCAAAGTAAACCACCTCATCCACACGGTTGAGGAACTCTGGGTTAAAATGTTTTTTCAACTGTTCACGAGCTTGTTCGGCTTTATAAGATTCTCTTTCTTCTGCGAAGTCTTCAAAACCCAATCGTCCACCTTTCGAAATTTCTTTCGCAGCGATGTTCGATGTCATGATGATGATGGTATCGCGGAAGTTTACCTTACGACCTTTGGTGTCAGTTAAGTTCCCTTCTTCCATAATTTGAAGTAGGATATTAAAAAGATCATGGTGAGCCTTTTCAATTTCGTCAAGAAGCACCAAACTATATGGTTTTCTTCTGACAAACTCAGTGAGTTGGCCGCCATCATCATATCCTACGTATCCTGGAGGAGCTCCAATCAAACGGGATACAGCATGAGGTTCCATATATTCCGACATATCAATGCGGAGCATATTGTCTTCCGACCCAAACAGTTGTTCTGCGAGCGCCTTTGCAAGTTCCGTTTTACCCACACCCGTTGGCCCAAGGAAAATAAACGATCCTGTAGGACGTTTTTCACTTTTAAGGCCAGTGCGAGAACGTCTGACAGCACGTGCTACTTTTTCTATAGCATCAGTCTGACCAACGATACGATTTTTAATATCCCCTTCCAAGTTGAGAAGTTTTGTGTTCTCGGATTGTTCCATTTTTTTCAAAGGAATTCCTGTCCAAAGACTCACAACAGATAGAATGTCTTCTTCTTCAATGGATACGGCATAACCTTCCATACGTTCTTGCCATTGTTTGGTTTTTTCTTCTAATTGGCCTTTTTTACGATTCACTTCATCGCGAACAGCGGCTGCCTTTTCATACTCTTGGCTACGAACCAAATCTTCTTTTTTAACAGAAAGAGCTTTGATTTCTTCTTCAATTTCTTTGATTTCGTTTGGACGTTGGCAATTAGCTAAACGAGCTTTTGCTCCTGCCTCATCAATGATATCGATGGCTTTGTCTGGTAAAAAACGATCGTTGATATAACGGTGAGATAACTTCACTGCTTGTTCAATGGCTTTTTCCGAATAACGAACCTTATGGTGAGCTTCATATGCTTTTTTCAAACCATCAAGAATGAGGACTGCATCATCTACAGAAGGTTCAAGAACCTTTACCATTTGGAATCTTCTTTCCAAAGCAGAATCTTTTTCGATGTACTTACGGTATTCGTTATTTGTTGTCGCACCAATACATTGCAACTCCCCACGAGCAAGAGCTGGTTTTAAGATGTTTGCTGCATCCACCGCTCCTTCTGCCGCACCGGCTCCAATCAGAGTGTGCAACTCATCAATGAAGATGATGATATTTTGAGAAGTCACGATTTCTTTCATGATTTTTTTCAATCGTTCTTCAAATTCACCACGGTATTTCGTTCCGGCAATGAGACTTGCCAAATCAAGAGATAACACTCGTTTATCGAAAAGTAGATCTGGAACCAACTTTTCAATCACAGCTTGTGCAAGTCCCTCCACAATCGCCGTTTTTCCCACACCCGATTCTCCCACAAGGACTGGATTGTTTTTGGTTTTACGCGAAAGGATTTGGATGACACGTTCGATTTCTTTGGAACGACCAATGACCGGATCCAATTTTTTCTCACGAGCGAGTTGGGTTAGATCCCTTGCAAACTCATCCAAAATAGGAGTTTTGCTCTTTTCTTGTCTTGGAGCCGCTTGTTGTTGTGTTTGGCCTTGAGTCGCACCTTGTGTACCTGTCGTTCCGCCCACAGCACCAGAAGGCGGTGCCCCGAGAAGTCGTAAAATCTCAGATTTAATGACGTTATAATTTAC
This genomic interval carries:
- a CDS encoding tetratricopeptide repeat protein, encoding MKHLILSFAVTCLLVTSLHSQEKEQVGSAYFQAVDEYKVKNYNKSIELVKGLLADGKSSYEFYALLAFNYDKLNDFENSYKNILEARKRKPDDEDLLQGSLAILTRHKKWKPAIELAEKTIPLYPQNPEVRYFYALALSERGASKTALSQIEKAKAGSPSDFRMLELEGKIYYNLKNYDKADVSLRWASSLNQKSPEIWNNLALVQESLYKTNKKLGKKSQANTYLTEAKECIQKASDLNGESNTIKENSKRIVALNEL
- the mtaB gene encoding tRNA (N(6)-L-threonylcarbamoyladenosine(37)-C(2))-methylthiotransferase MtaB is translated as MKIKFHTLGCRLNFFETDGMYSVLKDKGFSLANAEEKAEYIVVNTCTVTNKADVKNRNIIRNAIRTNPGAKVYVTGCYAETDKEVLQNIPGVFGVFGNTEKSSLPYKILEDWEGKKIETNLSFDRFSYSDVLPEGHTRAYLKIQDGCNRKCSYCKIPAARGLGVSRNYNDVLDQVRYLQDNGVGEIQLTGVNLGWYRLENGEKGFLNLLEDILKILEYSRIRLSSIEPPDVGSGLLDLMKHPRFCKFLHIPIQSGSRKVLKDMRRTYHPDAFRTRIELAKEKLPNLFLGTDVIVGFPSETESEFQETKNLLVELGFAKLHVFPYSVRKGTSAESFGDPIPGDEKKRRVLDLMSLSSELHTKYAESVIGKKYEAILESDGRFVTDNYLKGRLADPISLDTLQKGQFVDVRCLEYKPAKDREGEFVFGLSL
- a CDS encoding ATP-dependent Clp protease ATP-binding subunit, yielding MLEFTKRAKRVINEIAQDEAKRLGSDFIGPEHILLGLLREEDSVAIKILTNLNINLNELRKEVEKRTREGSGALLLDVSQGQDKYQKMIEVSKEEAKRLKHNYVGTEHILLALLRDNNNIAGGSLSSFSVNYNVIKSEILRLLGAPPSGAVGGTTGTQGATQGQTQQQAAPRQEKSKTPILDEFARDLTQLAREKKLDPVIGRSKEIERVIQILSRKTKNNPVLVGESGVGKTAIVEGLAQAVIEKLVPDLLFDKRVLSLDLASLIAGTKYRGEFEERLKKIMKEIVTSQNIIIFIDELHTLIGAGAAEGAVDAANILKPALARGELQCIGATTNNEYRKYIEKDSALERRFQMVKVLEPSVDDAVLILDGLKKAYEAHHKVRYSEKAIEQAVKLSHRYINDRFLPDKAIDIIDEAGAKARLANCQRPNEIKEIEEEIKALSVKKEDLVRSQEYEKAAAVRDEVNRKKGQLEEKTKQWQERMEGYAVSIEEEDILSVVSLWTGIPLKKMEQSENTKLLNLEGDIKNRIVGQTDAIEKVARAVRRSRTGLKSEKRPTGSFIFLGPTGVGKTELAKALAEQLFGSEDNMLRIDMSEYMEPHAVSRLIGAPPGYVGYDDGGQLTEFVRRKPYSLVLLDEIEKAHHDLFNILLQIMEEGNLTDTKGRKVNFRDTIIIMTSNIAAKEISKGGRLGFEDFAEERESYKAEQAREQLKKHFNPEFLNRVDEVVYFAPLKKEEIVNIVDIMLKDFNKRLTEKKVLVDLSQLAKEHFATIGYDQNYGARPLRRVFQRELEDYMAVQSLKGVYDNPTKILVDFVEGKLVYSETPWTEYKEPPKKDDGSSPNTEEKDLALV